The Tripterygium wilfordii isolate XIE 37 chromosome 23, ASM1340144v1, whole genome shotgun sequence genomic sequence tgtttttaatcgTGGTGATAAATCCTGTTGATTTGTCTTATGTGAAGCCCTATGGACGTGGGACAAATTGATGCCAAGGATGCAATTAAAGTCTTGCATAGATTGCTAAGGGATTCAACATATTCTTTTATTGAAAGTTGTATATTTCCCATACTTGGAATGGTGCTGTGAGAATGAATTCGAAATGATACAGTGTTTTGAATAAACATTGGCATCATACGTCTGTAATGCATTGTATGTCCCATTATAGGTCCCATTCTTCTACCCTTTCCTGGGAGGTCGATGGCTTACAATATTTCAGAGACCTTTATATAGATGTCTATATGCCAAGTGTAAAAGCCCTTTTGATTCTTGGATATGAAATTGGCCAAATGGAGGTTGGTGAAATGGTGCTTTAGTTAGAAGAAGGCACCTTTAAGCAACTGAGTTTGTTCTGGGTATTGGTTTATAGTGAAGTTGTTTGCAGTACCATCCTTGTCAATATGCCGAGTATAAAAGCTAAATTGATTCTTGGGACTTGAAATTTGCCTTATGGAGGATGGTGAAAACGATTCTTTAGTTGGAGGAAAGTTTGAAAATCTGTAATGGGAATTTTGATTAGGATTTCATATGGAAATTGCTGATGCCAACGTGGATTTTCTAGTTTGAAAATCTGTCATCCTGGACCTTTAAGCTCGTAATATGTTACTATACCTTTTAATTTGTGTTGAAAACCATTTGAAAAGTTTTAAATTGCAGTATTGGCAATATTTTTCATGCTTGCATTTAGTATCTTCTAATGCTGTGTTGATGACTTGTTGCAGAGGGGCAAGCTGGCGCTGAGAATGATCATCGACCTATTGGGGATGGTAATCAGGCAGTTGAGAATGGGAATGAGGATGTGGCAGAACCTGGCGTGGTCAACGGAGGCCACCGCTGGTGGGGAATTGTGAAAGAGATCCAGATGATCGTCTTCGGTTTCATCACGTCCCTTCTCCCTGGCTTTCATAACATAGATTAGCACATACAAGCTGACCAAAAGATGGAAGTTTCTTTTATTTATACTGTTACAGTAATGTAAAAATATGTGACAGTTTTTCCCCAAGTGTAACTTCATTTGTATTGCCTGTATGTGGCAATCACAGCAGCATAAGCATTTTGACTTggttgaaaaaaattaagacaTGTTACATGATGCCTAGCTTCTCTCTCAGGTGATTTTTGCCTCTTTTGGAGATTTCTAGAATCACTTTGAACAAGTGATAAAAGATATCTTTTGTCATCTCCTTTTACTTTCCCGCCCTAGTCTCTGCTGTTTATAGGCACAAATCACATTAATAAATTCAGTCATATGTATCGGATATAATTTTGTCTTCCCTAGATAATAAATGCCCGACTGTAAAGTTGCCATAGTAATAGTGTTCAAAATTGCTTTCACAGAACCCAAGTCTTCCCACTAGCGTTCACATTATTTCGTGTCTACATACCAACCATTGCTAATTATTCAGAATTCCATATGCACTACAGTAATAAATAAACCAgaccacaaaaaaaaagggcatTCAATTCAAGAATGATGACCGAAATTGGTATTTATATGTTTGCCTCTCCAAAAGTTCCAAAAATTCGGTTTTATTAAACAGAGAAGTCACTAAAAATGATAACGAACAAATGTATATACaggtataaaatataaatggagCTCAATTTACATCTCAGATAAGAGATTGCTGATTTTACGGAGCTCTTTAAGAGCTGTAATGGCCGTCCCTTGTCCTTTTTCAACCAGAACATTCTTGGAAAAGTTCTCCAGCGATCCGACCTGACCCCGTTCTTGCAGGAAAACAGACTCAATTACCTGCCAGACAAATGATTGATCAAATAGTAAGAAACACAACAAAAAggaacaaaagaaataaacaaacaaaaactgaaaataaaaagaacTCAATGCAATATGCAAGGcctgtttggaaaaaaaatttaagcaaAGTTGTACTCTGACGCTTATCAGGGAACTTTTCTTTTAATGGGGGTGAAACTCCTTTAATATCCTCCCAGCCACTAAACCACTAGTGGGACTTCAGGGAACTTGTAGCATCACCGGATCTCGTTATTTCAACAAAAAGGAAGTGAGGCCAtcatcaaatttgaaatttaccTTCAATTGTTTAGCCACTTAAGCAAACACATATTAAATGTGGCCTAATCTACATATTCCATTCCTCAAAAGTGTCTATAAGGAACTGAGATGATCATTCTAATTTAACAATACAACTAATTTCTGAAAATTTTTCGAAATATGATTTAtagcaaaacccaaaaaaataaaaaaagaacaatacCTGAATATGTTCCAGCATAGACTGTCCTAGATTTCTCAACGAGCCCATCACATTCTGGTCCACGACATCTCCTTTGCCACTAGATGAAGCAATACAAGGTTCATTCGCAGCAGAAGAATCCAATGCATTGCTCTGATTACTTCCACCAGCAGAAGAGTTGGAAGCCTCAACCGCCGCTTGTCCTTTCTCAGATGTGCCCTCACCAGAAGCAGCCTgcccaaatttccaaaaccactGAAACTTACCGGATAGAAGCTTCCACTCCTTCAATCCTGTCACTGGTTTCCCCACAAATTCATCGTTGCATTCAGAATCTGTATCACGATTTTCAGGGGGATCTGAAATTGGAAGAGTTGATTCTTCTGCTGCAGTTGGGGGCTGGCCATCGTTTTCATCAATGGATATATTTGATGTGGAGCTACTTTTTTCTGACTCATTTTCAAGGTCGTTATCACCGCTACGAGGACTTGATGGATCTGAGAATACAGACGAGTTTTCCTCACTGCCAACATTTCCATTTAAACATCCCTCTTCACCCGTGCAAGTGAAGTTTTTATGAACAATGTCTTCTCCAGGCTCAACTTCAGCAGCTAGAGGGTGCTTCGGGCTAAAAGCTTCGTGGCAGCCTGCTTCCTCACTATGTTTATCCAAGCCCAGTTCCCTGGACAAATCTTCTAACAAATTTCGCCTGACAAATGACCTAGGGTCATTCGTAACATTTTTAACTTTTGCTGGAGACGGGGCAGATTCTCTTCTTGATAGGCGCAATCTTACTTTTTCTGACCATCTTTTCTTCTGTGTTGGGTTTTcttttcctaaactattttgccTAAGTTCTTCAGCCTTATGCATAACTCTCCATTTTTCTTCCCAATAGCTTTCAGGTACCACATTTGGTGGAGTTTTGGGGGAAATAGAATGAGATGGAAGGCTTTGAGATCTCGGCACAGCTGATTTACTATCATTATATGCTTCATTAGACAAATGAGAGGACATGATATTAGTGTCCAATGCAAGACCCTGTAATGATTTTGCCTTCTCCATCAGCTTTTGCAAATTTATCTTCTCTGGAAAATTCAACAGTCTCTGTAGACATGAAGTTGCATTTTCAGTTGCGAGTAAGGAAGATCTCATGTAAAGTATCATGGAAACTGCAACGCCAGAAATAAATGCTCCACGAGGTGATCCAAGTATCCTGAAGCTCGAACCTATATCATCCTCAGTATTGTTCTCTATATTACAACTATCTGCTGCAAAAATCTCATCCCAAACTATCAAAAGATTTTCAAGTGAAAACTCTCGTCCAAATAAAACACGCAACCAGCGAAGTGAAAAGTACTGGGGCTCCACACCAAGCTCAAGAAGATGACTATGCAAAGATGAATCGACGATTGACAACAAATGGTACAATGCAGCAGAAGCTTCAATGACTGGAGGTAGGCCAGAGTGGGACCCACCTGTAGGGGCAGGAGCAAAGAAATCTGCCATGGCAATGGAGCCATGTGCCCCACTCATCAAAGAATCAAACATACAGTAGGCATCATGTTCAATAAATTTCTCAGATAATACAATACCCAGCTCACCTTCAGCACCATAAGCATCGCTTAGCATTACAATTGTCCTTATCTCAGGATCCAGATCATCAAGACTCCCAACTGTCATTGCATTACCATGTGAGTTATTCTCATCTCCAATGGAATCGACAAGTTTTTTGGaatcaaaattataaataagATCTTTCTCATGAGATGATAAGCCATCAAATTTGTCAGTGAAGTGGTCTTCATAAAGTTTCCGCACTTCAGAAAGTCTCTCAGTGTCAACTTGAAGAACATATAACAGAGGAGCCAAAAGTTCATGCATTCCTTCAGGAGAAAAAATAAGATAGAGATGAGATAGCTTAACAATGATATGTTTGCATAAAGGCTCAAAACAAAACCTGATGCtattttataataaaatgaaTATTAATGTAATAAATGGCTGAatcaaaggcaaaaaaaaaatcttttttattGAGATgcattcatttttttcttttccccgtTTTGATGGTCTGCATACCATGGGTTTGAATGGCATTGAACTCACAATCTCACCGTCCAAACCCATCTGCTTAGAGAGAAGATGGCATCAGGCCACAAGGCCACCAGTCACGAAGACCAAATCCTAAAGGATGTCAAAAAGTTTTCTATCTTTCTATACAAAGTTACAAACTAATGTAAAGCAAATCTGAAGATAACTTaaccttttttctttcaaaCTTACGTTCTCAATCTATGTAGCACGGATATGACACAACACTGACACGCGGATATGTGTGCATATAACATTGTACATGACCAGCAGACTAATTGGAATGGTTGGAatggtccataatccatattaatgaaaaattatgaaaacacaTTGCAAGATGAACATGTCCTGATGTCCATACTCTTTCATCTAAACAGGAGGATCAAAAGCCTTATTCCAGTATTCAATATGCGACTGTAAGAAATATGAAGATAAGTCTATCTCCCGCTGTTGACTGACTAAACCGTCAGAGCTTCTTCCGCCGGCACCACACCGGTGACCTAGCTTCACGGTCGACCCTACCTTTGATCTTGCAGGATTGTCATAGGCCTCATCCGACAATTACAAATTGATTGCAGATTTTAGGATCTACAACTAGTTCATATGCATTCAAGGAAAACAAGATTTTGAGGATCGAATTCTAAAAGACTTTGAAAGTTTATAGTAGTATACTAATGATATTTTAAGCTTTACAGCACTTCAAttgtaaatgcacaaaaattgtCAGCAaatgaaatatattatatagaGGGCATCAAACAGAAGATTATTTCACGACTAGCATACTTCCCTAGATAATCGAAGATAAAGAAAGTACCAATAATTAAAAGAAACATTACAGTAGCATAATTTACCTTGTCTGTATCCATACTCCGGATGTCTAAGGCACCACAGCAACAAGATTCGCCTTAACATGCCTTGACATCCAGGTGTCTGAAAGTAGTTTCCATGTTCTGGGTATAAACGGGATAGATCCTGATCAACCATTTTTTCCAGTTCCGCATTTCGAAAGAAGCGACCCCAGGTGCTATCTGTGCAATAATTACCAGTAAATCAACACAAAGTACAATTACGACCTTTGCCTAGGAACCAGCCTTAATTTCTCATTATGAACTGGAATGCCAGTAATGTAACATATGCAGGCATTTACTAATTAGTTCTACATCTTATTCTTCC encodes the following:
- the LOC119993214 gene encoding uncharacterized protein LOC119993214, producing MSPAPIEQTLQESSSCLRSSSVDDNRGRFASLRGVQWRINLGVLPSSSSSSPSPSIDDLRRVTADFRRRYAGLRRRLLVDPHVPKNGRNSPDLVMDNPLSQNPDSTWGRFFRNAELEKMVDQDLSRLYPEHGNYFQTPGCQGMLRRILLLWCLRHPEYGYRQGMHELLAPLLYVLQVDTERLSEVRKLYEDHFTDKFDGLSSHEKDLIYNFDSKKLVDSIGDENNSHGNAMTVGSLDDLDPEIRTIVMLSDAYGAEGELGIVLSEKFIEHDAYCMFDSLMSGAHGSIAMADFFAPAPTGGSHSGLPPVIEASAALYHLLSIVDSSLHSHLLELGVEPQYFSLRWLRVLFGREFSLENLLIVWDEIFAADSCNIENNTEDDIGSSFRILGSPRGAFISGVAVSMILYMRSSLLATENATSCLQRLLNFPEKINLQKLMEKAKSLQGLALDTNIMSSHLSNEAYNDSKSAVPRSQSLPSHSISPKTPPNVVPESYWEEKWRVMHKAEELRQNSLGKENPTQKKRWSEKVRLRLSRRESAPSPAKVKNVTNDPRSFVRRNLLEDLSRELGLDKHSEEAGCHEAFSPKHPLAAEVEPGEDIVHKNFTCTGEEGCLNGNVGSEENSSVFSDPSSPRSGDNDLENESEKSSSTSNISIDENDGQPPTAAEESTLPISDPPENRDTDSECNDEFVGKPVTGLKEWKLLSGKFQWFWKFGQAASGEGTSEKGQAAVEASNSSAGGSNQSNALDSSAANEPCIASSSGKGDVVDQNVMGSLRNLGQSMLEHIQVIESVFLQERGQVGSLENFSKNVLVEKGQGTAITALKELRKISNLLSEM